One bacterium genomic region harbors:
- a CDS encoding CoA transferase has protein sequence MTGPLDGVKVLELAGLGALPFGSLKLADMGADVVRLDRVSEVPEEPEDGGYSFWDRGRRSMAVDLKHPDGVATVLRLAERADVFLESFRPGVTERLGVGPEDVMERNPRIVYGRLTGWGQEGPLAHTAGHSLNYEAITGVIRAIGPAGGPPVPLLQIIGDFAGGGLLLAYGVVCALHEAQRSGRGQVVDAAMVDGTMSLLTPYYSMASSGMHTEEMGSNLFDGGAPFYNVYETKDGKYVSVAPIEPHFYALLVEKMGLDLASLPDQNDRSSWPELRERFSVVFKTRTRDEWCEILEGTDACFAPVLSFGEAQTYPHHEARGVFRPGGGMPELAPSPRLSRTPGEPGGSPAFAGADTDAVLEEFGFDRNEIAELRERGAVK, from the coding sequence ATGACAGGACCCCTCGACGGAGTGAAGGTACTCGAACTTGCGGGGCTCGGCGCGTTGCCTTTCGGCTCGCTCAAGCTCGCCGACATGGGTGCGGATGTCGTCAGGCTCGACCGTGTGTCCGAGGTCCCCGAAGAGCCCGAGGATGGTGGCTACAGCTTCTGGGATCGTGGGCGACGCTCGATGGCCGTCGATCTGAAGCATCCGGACGGAGTGGCGACCGTGCTTCGGCTCGCGGAGAGAGCGGATGTGTTCCTCGAGTCCTTTCGTCCCGGTGTGACCGAGCGCCTCGGGGTAGGGCCGGAGGACGTGATGGAGCGCAACCCGCGCATCGTCTACGGCCGGCTGACAGGCTGGGGCCAGGAAGGTCCTCTGGCTCACACGGCCGGCCACTCACTCAACTACGAAGCGATCACCGGCGTGATCCGCGCAATCGGCCCGGCCGGCGGCCCGCCGGTTCCGCTCCTCCAGATTATCGGAGACTTCGCTGGCGGAGGTCTGCTGCTCGCGTACGGGGTGGTGTGCGCCCTGCACGAAGCGCAGCGTTCAGGGCGAGGACAGGTGGTGGATGCCGCGATGGTCGATGGCACCATGTCGCTCCTGACGCCCTACTACTCGATGGCCTCGAGTGGCATGCACACGGAGGAGATGGGCTCGAATCTCTTCGACGGAGGTGCACCGTTCTACAACGTCTACGAGACCAAGGACGGCAAGTACGTGAGCGTGGCCCCGATCGAGCCGCATTTCTACGCGCTGCTGGTAGAGAAGATGGGTCTCGATCTCGCGAGCCTGCCCGACCAGAACGATCGAAGCTCCTGGCCGGAACTGCGCGAGCGCTTCAGCGTCGTGTTCAAGACCCGAACACGCGACGAATGGTGCGAGATCCTGGAGGGCACCGATGCGTGCTTCGCGCCGGTGCTGAGCTTTGGCGAAGCGCAGACGTATCCCCACCACGAAGCCCGAGGTGTCTTTCGGCCCGGTGGTGGGATGCCGGAGCTCGCTCCTTCGCCGCGGCTCTCACGTACGCCGGGAGAGCCGGGTGGGTCGCCGGCCTTTGCGGGCGCTGATACCGATGCGGTGCTCGAGGAGTTCGGATTCGATCGCAACGAGATCGCTGAACTACGAGAGCGGGGAGCGGTGAAGTGA